A single Trueperaceae bacterium DNA region contains:
- the cas2 gene encoding CRISPR-associated endonuclease Cas2, whose translation MNHDHKRLYVIAYDIPDDRRRTKVANTLESYGERLQYSVFVVSTTPAKLIRLKDTLASQVVSKEDCIAFFDLGIHVDKRVKRLISFVGIQREISPAQVVII comes from the coding sequence GTGAACCACGACCACAAGCGGCTCTACGTGATCGCGTACGACATCCCGGACGACAGGCGTCGCACGAAGGTCGCGAACACGTTAGAGAGCTACGGCGAACGGCTCCAGTACAGCGTCTTCGTGGTATCGACCACGCCAGCCAAGCTGATCCGCTTGAAGGACACGCTGGCGAGCCAGGTCGTGAGCAAGGAGGACTGCATCGCCTTCTTCGACCTGGGGATCCACGTGGACAAGCGCGTGAAGCGACTGATCAGCTTCGTGGGCATACAACGCGAGATCTCCCCCGCTCAGGTGGTGATCATCTAG